A genomic segment from Bacillus cereus G9842 encodes:
- a CDS encoding YiaA/YiaB family inner membrane protein, protein MRRRNTQAFTFLAWTSFVCALSGMLIGIYTLDETLSVKGYYLIGTLFLTMSCFVLQKTIRDNEEDNERFPKNKPLDKE, encoded by the coding sequence ATGAGAAGACGTAATACGCAAGCGTTCACATTTTTAGCATGGACTTCATTTGTTTGTGCGCTTTCAGGTATGCTAATTGGGATTTATACGTTAGATGAAACGCTTAGTGTAAAAGGATACTATTTAATTGGAACACTATTTTTAACGATGTCTTGTTTTGTGTTACAAAAAACAATTCGTGATAATGAAGAAGATAACGAGAGATTTCCGAAAAATAAACCGTTAGATAAAGAGTAA
- the gatB gene encoding Asp-tRNA(Asn)/Glu-tRNA(Gln) amidotransferase subunit GatB, which yields MNLETIIGLEVHVELKTNSKIFSASPTEFGAEPNTQTSVIDLGYPGVLPTLNKEAVNFAMKAAMALNCEIATETKFDRKNYFYPDNPKAYQISQFDKPIGENGWIEIEVDGKKKRIGITRLHLEEDAGKSTHTADGSLVDYNRQGMPLIEIVSEPDMRTPEEAYAYLEKLKSIIQYTGVSDCKMEEGSLRCDANISLRPVGQEKFGTKAELKNLNSFTYVQKGLEHEQVRQEKELLSGGIIQQETRRYDEATKKTILMRVKEGSDDYRYFPEPDLVELYIDDEWKEAVRASIPELPDARKARYVAEIGLPAYDAHVLTLTKEMSDFFEATVADGADAKLTSNWLMGEVLAYLNKQQKELKDVALTPAGLSKMVQLIEKGTISSKIAKKVFNELIEKGGDPEEIVKAKGLVQISDEGTLRKVVTEILDNNGQSIEDFKNGKDRAIGFLVGQIMKATKGQANPPLVNKILLEEINKR from the coding sequence ATGAATTTAGAAACAATTATTGGTTTAGAGGTTCACGTTGAGTTAAAAACAAATTCGAAAATTTTCTCTGCGAGTCCAACAGAATTCGGAGCGGAGCCAAATACACAAACAAGTGTAATTGACTTAGGATACCCAGGGGTACTTCCTACTTTAAATAAAGAAGCAGTTAACTTTGCAATGAAAGCTGCAATGGCATTAAACTGTGAGATCGCAACGGAAACGAAGTTCGACCGTAAAAACTATTTCTATCCAGATAATCCGAAAGCTTACCAAATTTCTCAATTTGATAAGCCAATTGGTGAAAATGGTTGGATTGAAATCGAAGTAGACGGTAAAAAGAAACGTATCGGTATTACACGTCTTCATTTAGAAGAAGATGCTGGTAAATCAACGCATACAGCTGATGGTTCATTAGTAGACTACAACCGTCAAGGTATGCCTTTAATCGAGATCGTATCTGAGCCAGATATGCGTACGCCAGAAGAAGCATATGCATACTTAGAGAAGTTAAAATCAATCATTCAATATACTGGTGTATCTGATTGTAAGATGGAAGAAGGTTCTCTGCGTTGTGATGCGAACATTTCTCTTCGTCCAGTTGGACAAGAGAAGTTTGGTACAAAAGCGGAACTGAAAAACTTAAACTCATTCACTTACGTACAAAAAGGTCTTGAGCACGAGCAAGTGCGCCAAGAAAAAGAACTGTTATCTGGTGGTATCATCCAACAAGAAACACGTCGTTATGATGAAGCAACGAAGAAAACAATCTTAATGCGTGTGAAAGAAGGATCTGACGATTACCGTTACTTCCCGGAGCCAGACTTAGTTGAACTTTACATCGACGATGAGTGGAAAGAAGCAGTTCGAGCTTCTATTCCAGAACTTCCAGATGCGCGTAAAGCTCGCTACGTTGCAGAAATTGGCTTACCAGCTTATGATGCACACGTATTAACATTAACGAAAGAAATGTCTGATTTCTTTGAAGCGACTGTTGCAGACGGTGCTGATGCGAAATTAACATCGAACTGGTTAATGGGTGAAGTACTTGCATACTTAAACAAACAACAAAAAGAATTAAAAGACGTTGCATTAACGCCTGCTGGTTTATCTAAAATGGTTCAATTAATTGAAAAAGGTACAATTTCTTCTAAAATTGCGAAGAAAGTATTTAATGAATTAATCGAAAAAGGTGGAGACCCAGAAGAAATCGTTAAAGCGAAAGGTCTTGTTCAAATTTCTGACGAGGGTACACTTCGTAAAGTTGTAACAGAAATTCTTGATAATAATGGGCAATCTATCGAAGACTTTAAAAACGGTAAAGACCGTGCAATTGGGTTCTTAGTTGGTCAAATTATGAAAGCTACAAAAGGACAAGCAAATCCACCGCTTGTTAACAAAATCTTACTTGAAGAGATTAATAAGCGATAA
- a CDS encoding DMT family transporter — MVYWLLLLVTIIFEVAGTIAMKLSNGLTKLVPSVLIFVFYGICFSVFAIVVKKIHLSIAYAIWSGVGTLLITIISVYFFKEHISLFQAFCILFIVLGVIGLKVSSAS, encoded by the coding sequence ATGGTATATTGGCTATTATTACTTGTTACAATTATTTTTGAAGTGGCTGGAACAATTGCGATGAAACTATCAAATGGTTTAACAAAGCTCGTTCCAAGTGTACTTATTTTCGTATTTTATGGAATTTGTTTCAGCGTGTTTGCTATCGTCGTTAAAAAGATTCATTTAAGTATTGCTTATGCCATTTGGTCTGGCGTTGGAACGTTACTTATTACAATCATTAGTGTGTACTTTTTTAAAGAGCATATTAGCTTATTCCAAGCATTTTGTATTCTCTTTATTGTTTTGGGTGTCATTGGGCTTAAGGTTTCATCGGCATCATGA
- a CDS encoding sigma-54 interaction domain-containing protein, which translates to MVAEKERVLMDLKDVFEYAFDEIFVTDEQGIVVRVNSTCERHYQLAAEELVGKHVKELQKDGIFYPSATLEVIEKKRPIELVQTTKSGEYLHVRTRPVFDDEGNLRRVISYSRDLTELYQLRQKVEEMDNQLKTYKKELRETYEHEGLIFKSLAMQKIVDTIKKVSVVDSTVLVLGETGVGKSRLVRYLHEVSHRKHESFYEINCAALPTNLIESELFGYSGGSFTGANREGKKGLLESAHKGTLFLDEIGEMPLEIQAKLLQVLQEKTFRPIGGRELKKVDVRIVAATNRDLSEMVKQGTFRKDLYYRLNVIPIAIPPLRERTEDILPLIYHYLQHFNKKYGRDVKLAPGTLQMFVGYPWEGNNREIENVIERIVITVDDVVTVEDLPLSMQEAAVEQSGQSLYKMLEEVERNIILKAYKTYGSSYKVAEFLQISQSAATRKIKKFIEEEENIG; encoded by the coding sequence ATGGTTGCAGAAAAGGAACGAGTGTTAATGGATTTAAAAGATGTATTTGAATATGCGTTTGACGAAATTTTTGTTACAGATGAGCAAGGGATCGTTGTACGTGTAAATAGTACATGTGAAAGGCACTACCAACTAGCTGCAGAAGAGTTAGTTGGTAAGCATGTAAAAGAACTACAAAAGGATGGAATCTTTTATCCATCAGCGACATTAGAAGTGATTGAAAAAAAGAGGCCAATTGAACTCGTTCAAACTACAAAATCAGGAGAGTATTTACACGTTCGTACAAGGCCTGTTTTTGATGATGAGGGAAATTTAAGAAGAGTGATTAGTTATTCTCGCGACCTTACTGAACTCTATCAATTACGTCAAAAGGTAGAGGAAATGGATAATCAGCTAAAAACATATAAAAAAGAATTAAGAGAAACATATGAGCATGAAGGACTTATTTTTAAAAGTCTAGCTATGCAAAAAATAGTCGATACAATCAAAAAAGTATCTGTAGTGGATAGTACTGTTCTCGTTTTAGGCGAGACTGGAGTAGGAAAAAGTCGATTAGTACGCTATTTACATGAAGTGAGTCACCGTAAGCATGAAAGTTTCTATGAAATTAATTGTGCGGCATTACCAACTAATTTAATTGAATCGGAGCTTTTTGGATATTCAGGTGGATCTTTTACAGGTGCGAATCGTGAAGGGAAAAAGGGACTATTAGAATCCGCGCATAAAGGAACTCTTTTTTTAGATGAAATCGGTGAAATGCCGCTTGAAATTCAAGCGAAGCTTTTGCAAGTATTGCAAGAAAAAACATTTCGTCCTATAGGCGGAAGAGAATTAAAAAAAGTAGATGTTCGAATTGTGGCGGCAACAAATAGAGATTTAAGCGAGATGGTGAAACAAGGAACATTTCGGAAAGATTTATACTATCGTCTGAATGTCATTCCAATTGCAATTCCCCCGCTTAGGGAAAGAACAGAAGATATTTTACCGCTTATTTATCATTACTTGCAGCACTTTAATAAAAAGTACGGACGTGATGTGAAACTAGCACCGGGTACATTACAAATGTTTGTCGGATATCCGTGGGAAGGAAACAATAGAGAGATAGAGAATGTAATTGAGAGAATTGTTATTACTGTCGATGATGTTGTAACGGTAGAGGATTTGCCACTCTCTATGCAAGAGGCTGCAGTTGAACAATCGGGGCAAAGCCTTTATAAAATGCTGGAAGAGGTAGAGAGAAATATTATTCTTAAAGCGTATAAAACGTATGGATCAAGTTATAAAGTGGCTGAGTTTTTGCAAATTAGTCAATCTGCTGCTACTAGGAAAATTAAGAAGTTCATAGAGGAGGAAGAAAACATTGGATAA
- the gabT gene encoding 4-aminobutyrate--2-oxoglutarate transaminase: MNTKKFAKVNEQIPGPKAASLLERRQNIVPKGVSNGIPTFVQSANGALVTDVDDNQYIDFAGAIGTINVGHCHPTVKEALHKQVDQYIHTGFNVMMYEPYIELAEKLAALAPGSFDKQVLFLNSGAEAVENAVKIARKYTKRPGIIAFSKGFHGRTLMTMTMTSKVKPYKFGFGPFAPEVYKAPFPYEYRRPEGLTEEQYDDFIIEEFKNFFISEVAPETIAAVVMEPVQGEGGFIVPSKKFVQEVRRICSENGILFVADEIQTGFSRTGKYFAIDHYDVVPDLITVSKSLGAGVPISGVIGRKEIMNESAPGELGGTYAGSPLGCAAALAVLDVIENEKLNDRAIELGKVVMNRFEEMKNKYHCIGDVRGLGAMCAFEVVQDRKTKAPDKTLTANLCAEANKRGLLLLSAGTYGNVIRVLMPLVITDEQLEEGLTIIEESLQACYEQTNIARV, from the coding sequence ATGAACACAAAAAAATTTGCTAAAGTAAATGAACAAATTCCAGGACCGAAAGCGGCATCTTTATTAGAACGCCGTCAAAATATAGTACCAAAAGGAGTAAGTAACGGCATCCCAACGTTTGTACAATCTGCAAATGGTGCTCTTGTAACAGATGTTGATGACAATCAGTACATTGATTTTGCAGGAGCAATCGGGACAATTAACGTAGGGCATTGTCATCCAACGGTTAAAGAAGCGCTCCATAAACAAGTCGATCAATACATTCATACTGGATTTAATGTCATGATGTATGAGCCATATATTGAATTAGCAGAAAAGCTTGCGGCATTGGCACCAGGAAGTTTCGATAAGCAAGTCCTATTTTTAAATAGTGGTGCAGAAGCAGTTGAGAACGCGGTGAAAATCGCTCGTAAATATACGAAGAGACCTGGTATTATCGCATTTTCTAAAGGTTTCCACGGTCGTACATTAATGACAATGACGATGACAAGTAAAGTGAAGCCATATAAATTTGGGTTTGGTCCCTTTGCTCCAGAAGTATATAAAGCGCCATTTCCATACGAATATCGTCGCCCAGAGGGATTAACGGAAGAGCAGTATGATGATTTTATTATTGAAGAGTTTAAGAACTTCTTCATATCGGAAGTAGCACCAGAAACAATTGCAGCTGTTGTAATGGAACCTGTTCAAGGGGAAGGTGGATTTATCGTCCCAAGTAAGAAATTTGTTCAAGAAGTACGCCGCATTTGTTCAGAGAACGGCATCTTATTTGTAGCGGATGAAATACAAACAGGCTTTAGTCGTACAGGAAAATATTTTGCAATTGATCACTATGATGTCGTTCCAGATTTAATTACAGTGTCTAAATCATTAGGGGCTGGTGTACCGATAAGTGGTGTCATTGGACGTAAAGAAATTATGAATGAATCTGCACCAGGTGAACTTGGTGGAACGTATGCAGGAAGTCCATTAGGATGTGCAGCTGCATTAGCTGTTCTCGATGTAATAGAAAATGAGAAATTAAATGATAGAGCGATAGAATTAGGAAAAGTCGTAATGAACCGATTCGAAGAGATGAAAAATAAATATCATTGCATCGGTGATGTGCGTGGGTTAGGAGCAATGTGTGCATTTGAGGTCGTTCAAGATCGTAAGACGAAAGCACCTGACAAAACGTTAACGGCTAATCTATGTGCAGAAGCAAATAAGCGTGGGTTACTTTTATTATCAGCAGGAACGTATGGAAATGTTATCCGTGTGTTAATGCCTTTAGTTATTACAGATGAGCAACTTGAAGAAGGTTTAACAATAATTGAAGAATCATTGCAAGCTTGTTATGAGCAAACGAACATCGCTCGCGTTTAA
- the gatA gene encoding Asp-tRNA(Asn)/Glu-tRNA(Gln) amidotransferase subunit GatA produces MSLFDHSVSELHKKLNNKEISVTDLVEESYKRIADVEDNVKAFLTLDEENARAKAKELDAKIGAEDNGLLFGMPIGVKDNIVTNGLRTTCASKMLANFDPIYDATVVQKLKAADTITIGKLNMDEFAMGSSNENSGFYATKNPWNLDYVPGGSSGGSAAAVAAGEVLFSLGSDTGGSIRQPAAYCGVVGLKPTYGRVSRYGLVAFASSLDQIGPITRTVEDNAYLLQAISGIDRMDATSANVEVGNYLAGLTGDVKGLRIAVPKEYLGEGVGEEARESVLAALKVLEGMGATWEEVSLPHSKYALATYYLLSSSEASANLSRFDGVRYGVRSDNVNNLLDLYKNTRSEGFGDEVKRRIMLGTFALSSGYYDAYYKKAQQVRTLIKNDFENVFANYDVIIGPTTPTPAFKVGEKVDDPMTMYANDILTIPVNLAGVPAISVPCGFGANNMPLGLQIIGKHFDEATIYRVAHAFEQATDYHTKKASL; encoded by the coding sequence ATGTCATTATTTGATCATTCAGTATCAGAGTTACATAAGAAATTAAACAACAAAGAAATTTCCGTTACGGATTTAGTAGAAGAATCTTACAAACGTATTGCGGATGTTGAAGATAACGTAAAAGCTTTTCTTACATTAGATGAAGAAAATGCACGCGCAAAAGCGAAAGAATTAGATGCAAAAATCGGCGCTGAAGATAATGGTTTATTATTCGGTATGCCGATTGGTGTAAAAGATAACATTGTAACTAACGGCCTTCGTACAACTTGTGCGAGTAAAATGTTAGCAAACTTCGATCCAATTTATGATGCGACAGTTGTGCAAAAGCTAAAAGCTGCTGACACGATTACAATCGGTAAATTAAACATGGACGAGTTTGCAATGGGTTCTTCAAATGAAAACTCAGGATTCTACGCTACGAAAAACCCATGGAACTTAGATTACGTTCCGGGCGGATCTAGTGGTGGTTCTGCAGCAGCTGTAGCAGCGGGAGAAGTACTATTCTCTCTAGGTTCTGATACGGGTGGTTCTATCCGTCAGCCGGCTGCATATTGCGGTGTTGTAGGTTTAAAACCAACTTACGGACGCGTATCTCGTTACGGATTAGTAGCATTCGCATCTTCACTTGACCAAATCGGACCGATTACACGTACAGTAGAAGACAATGCATACTTATTACAAGCTATTTCAGGTATTGACCGCATGGATGCAACTTCTGCAAATGTTGAAGTTGGAAACTATTTAGCTGGTTTAACAGGCGATGTTAAAGGTTTACGCATTGCTGTACCGAAAGAATACTTAGGCGAAGGTGTTGGCGAAGAAGCTCGTGAGTCAGTACTAGCTGCTTTAAAAGTATTAGAAGGTATGGGCGCAACTTGGGAGGAAGTATCTCTTCCGCACTCTAAATACGCTCTAGCAACGTATTACTTATTATCTTCTTCTGAAGCATCTGCTAACCTTTCACGCTTTGATGGCGTGCGTTACGGTGTTCGTTCTGATAATGTAAATAACTTATTAGATCTTTACAAAAACACACGTAGTGAAGGTTTCGGTGATGAAGTTAAACGTCGTATTATGCTTGGTACATTTGCCCTTAGCTCTGGTTACTATGATGCATATTACAAAAAAGCACAACAAGTACGTACATTAATTAAAAATGACTTTGAAAATGTATTTGCTAACTATGATGTTATTATTGGACCAACAACACCAACTCCGGCATTTAAAGTTGGAGAAAAAGTTGACGACCCAATGACAATGTATGCAAATGACATTTTAACAATCCCAGTAAACTTAGCGGGTGTTCCAGCGATTTCAGTTCCATGTGGATTCGGTGCTAACAACATGCCACTTGGTCTACAAATCATTGGTAAACACTTCGATGAAGCGACAATTTACCGCGTTGCACATGCGTTTGAGCAAGCAACAGACTATCATACAAAAAAAGCAAGTCTGTAA
- the gatC gene encoding Asp-tRNA(Asn)/Glu-tRNA(Gln) amidotransferase subunit GatC produces the protein MSRISVENVKHVAHLARLAITDQEAEKFQKQLDAIVTFAEQLNELDTTDVKPTTHVLTMKNVMREDVPEKGLPVEEVLKNAPDHKDNQIRVPAVLE, from the coding sequence GTGTCAAGAATTTCCGTTGAGAATGTAAAGCACGTAGCACATTTAGCACGTCTTGCAATTACTGATCAAGAAGCTGAAAAATTTCAAAAACAACTAGATGCAATTGTTACATTTGCAGAACAGTTAAATGAATTAGATACAACAGATGTAAAACCAACAACTCATGTATTAACTATGAAAAATGTTATGCGTGAAGATGTACCAGAAAAAGGTTTACCAGTCGAAGAAGTATTAAAAAATGCACCGGATCACAAAGATAATCAAATCCGTGTTCCAGCAGTATTAGAATAG
- the gabD gene encoding NADP-dependent succinate-semialdehyde dehydrogenase, whose protein sequence is MDKKATFVSIDKKAMYINGEWITLQEQIEVNNPATKEIFATVPKGGVTEAKQAVDAAHEAFKTWSKLTAADRATKLKKWFTLIDENKEEIAAIMTKEQGKPFAEALGEVNYANSFVEWYAEEGKRVYGEMIPASHPNKRILVMKQPVGVMAAITPWNFPAAMITRKVAPALAAGCTAVVKPASQTPLTALKLAELAHEADIPKGVINIVTGSAKAIADTWMEDGRVRKVSFTGSTEIGKELMASAAQTMKKVSLELGGHAPFIVMNDADLDKAVEAVIGSKFRNAGQTCICTNRVFVQEEVYEVFVEKFQKAVGQLKVGDGFGDGTTVGPLIDENAVSKVQEHIEDAIQKGGTVLYGGQKVAELEGHFIQPTVIGLANDTMLCMNEETFGPVAPVAKFKTVDEVIERANNTPYGLAAYIFTKDISQAFQISEALEYGIIGLNDGLPSVAQAPFGGFKESGIGREGGHFGIEEYLEIKYISLGL, encoded by the coding sequence TTGGATAAAAAGGCGACTTTCGTAAGTATAGATAAAAAGGCGATGTATATAAATGGTGAGTGGATTACACTACAAGAACAAATTGAAGTAAATAATCCTGCGACGAAGGAAATATTTGCAACTGTACCAAAAGGCGGAGTAACAGAGGCAAAGCAAGCTGTTGATGCTGCACATGAAGCTTTTAAAACGTGGTCTAAGTTAACGGCAGCAGATCGTGCCACGAAGTTAAAAAAGTGGTTTACGCTTATTGATGAAAATAAAGAAGAGATCGCAGCGATTATGACGAAGGAACAAGGAAAGCCGTTTGCAGAAGCGCTTGGTGAAGTAAATTATGCAAACAGTTTTGTTGAATGGTATGCAGAAGAGGGGAAACGCGTATACGGTGAAATGATTCCTGCTTCTCATCCGAATAAGCGCATTTTAGTTATGAAGCAACCAGTTGGCGTTATGGCAGCTATTACACCTTGGAACTTCCCAGCTGCTATGATTACGAGAAAGGTAGCCCCAGCGCTTGCAGCAGGCTGTACAGCCGTTGTGAAACCAGCAAGTCAAACGCCATTAACTGCATTGAAATTAGCTGAATTAGCCCATGAAGCAGATATTCCAAAGGGCGTAATCAATATCGTAACAGGTAGTGCAAAAGCAATTGCTGATACATGGATGGAAGATGGTCGCGTTCGAAAAGTGTCCTTTACAGGGTCAACGGAAATCGGGAAAGAGTTAATGGCTAGTGCGGCGCAAACGATGAAAAAAGTTTCGCTTGAGTTAGGGGGACACGCTCCGTTTATCGTAATGAATGATGCAGATTTAGATAAAGCAGTAGAAGCGGTGATTGGTTCGAAATTCCGTAATGCAGGACAAACGTGTATATGTACAAACCGAGTATTCGTTCAAGAAGAAGTATACGAAGTATTTGTAGAGAAGTTCCAAAAGGCAGTAGGGCAGTTGAAAGTAGGAGACGGTTTCGGTGACGGAACGACTGTCGGGCCACTTATTGATGAGAATGCAGTTTCAAAAGTACAAGAACATATTGAAGATGCTATTCAAAAAGGTGGAACAGTTTTATATGGTGGTCAAAAGGTCGCAGAGTTAGAGGGACATTTCATTCAACCGACTGTAATTGGGTTGGCAAATGATACGATGCTTTGTATGAATGAAGAAACATTTGGGCCAGTGGCACCAGTTGCGAAATTTAAAACAGTTGATGAAGTAATTGAACGTGCAAATAATACACCATACGGTTTAGCTGCGTATATTTTCACGAAAGACATTAGCCAAGCATTCCAAATTAGTGAAGCGCTAGAGTACGGTATTATTGGTCTAAACGATGGTCTTCCATCAGTTGCACAAGCACCATTCGGTGGATTTAAAGAAAGTGGTATCGGCCGTGAAGGAGGCCATTTCGGCATCGAGGAATATTTAGAAATTAAATATATTTCATTAGGACTATAA
- a CDS encoding DUF4352 domain-containing protein, whose protein sequence is MLKKVSQIVLIFGIAFSLSACTETKDSNESKQEDVQDKVYKIGETVDVDGLQVTIDSVELGYPDYDEDKKKEEILGVIFKVENNSKKEIPFAFYEFEITDKKGTRFKEYNNPDSFISKKLAPDEKIQDIMLFDVAKENTYIATYRPEFTHENRTIKFELKPNK, encoded by the coding sequence ATGTTAAAAAAGGTGAGTCAAATTGTTTTAATTTTTGGCATAGCTTTTAGTTTAAGTGCTTGCACTGAGACTAAAGATAGTAATGAAAGTAAACAAGAAGATGTTCAAGATAAAGTGTATAAAATAGGGGAGACAGTAGACGTAGATGGTTTGCAAGTAACTATCGATTCAGTTGAATTAGGATATCCGGATTATGATGAGGATAAAAAGAAAGAAGAGATTTTGGGGGTTATTTTCAAAGTGGAAAATAATAGTAAAAAGGAAATACCTTTTGCATTTTATGAATTTGAGATTACCGATAAGAAAGGTACAAGATTTAAAGAATATAATAACCCTGATAGCTTTATTAGTAAAAAGTTAGCACCAGATGAAAAAATTCAAGATATCATGCTATTTGACGTAGCGAAAGAAAATACGTATATCGCTACATATAGACCGGAGTTTACGCATGAAAATAGAACGATAAAATTTGAATTGAAACCAAATAAATAA
- a CDS encoding diacylglycerol kinase: MMKRARIIYNPTSGRELFKKSLPEVLQKLEQAGYETSCHATTGPGDATVAARQAADRKFDVVIAAGGDGTLNEVVNGLVGHEFRPKFGIIPVGTTNDFARAIGVPRSIEEAADIICEGKTVPLDLGRANDTYFINIAGGGRITELTYEVPSKLKTVLGQLAYYLKGIEMLPSLHPTYVEIEYDGKLLQEEITMFLITNTRSVGGFEKVAPYASINDGLFDLLVLKKGSIADLIKAATQAQRGEHINNPKVLYTQANRIKVHSPDKLMINLDGEYGGDAPMEFENIYHCLELFVPEHQEDAL; the protein is encoded by the coding sequence ATGATGAAGCGAGCAAGAATTATTTATAATCCTACTTCTGGGCGTGAGCTATTTAAGAAGAGCTTACCAGAAGTATTACAAAAATTAGAACAAGCTGGCTATGAGACATCTTGTCATGCGACAACGGGTCCTGGAGACGCTACTGTGGCGGCGAGGCAAGCTGCGGATCGTAAGTTTGATGTTGTTATTGCCGCTGGTGGCGACGGTACATTAAATGAAGTAGTAAACGGTTTAGTTGGACATGAATTCCGCCCGAAATTTGGAATTATTCCAGTTGGAACGACAAATGACTTTGCACGTGCGATTGGTGTACCTCGTTCTATTGAAGAGGCAGCAGATATTATTTGCGAAGGAAAAACAGTGCCATTAGACCTCGGTAGAGCGAACGATACATATTTTATTAACATCGCTGGTGGCGGTCGTATTACAGAATTAACATACGAAGTACCGAGTAAGTTAAAGACAGTATTAGGACAACTTGCTTATTACCTAAAAGGTATCGAGATGTTACCATCATTGCATCCGACATATGTTGAAATTGAGTATGATGGAAAGTTACTACAAGAAGAAATTACGATGTTTTTAATTACGAATACTCGTTCAGTAGGTGGATTTGAAAAGGTAGCACCGTATGCATCTATTAACGATGGGTTATTTGACCTATTAGTACTGAAAAAAGGTTCTATCGCTGATTTAATTAAAGCAGCAACACAAGCACAACGTGGTGAACATATTAATAATCCAAAAGTGTTATATACACAAGCGAACCGAATTAAAGTACATTCACCAGATAAACTAATGATTAATTTAGATGGTGAGTATGGTGGAGATGCACCGATGGAATTTGAAAATATATATCATTGTTTAGAACTATTTGTTCCTGAACATCAAGAGGATGCCTTGTAA
- a CDS encoding HAD family hydrolase, with protein sequence MEKVKAILFDKDGTLMDFHSIWIKVAEELVAECISLYHLPSTIGQTLLEEIGVEGAFVNPRSAIAAGTSLDVAKGLCNYIESAREEEMHHWVSEKLFSLMYEHRSHMKMTADLPKVLQALKDKGFILGVVTADDFAPTELFLKQYKLENFFDYIIASDTFLAQKPDKKIIEVFCEKFNLESCEVAVVGDTPTDLHLAKNGGDCYAIGVLSGTGDRPTLEPLADLVLDSVGEFISQSGEFFWEKEKSNV encoded by the coding sequence ATGGAGAAGGTAAAAGCAATACTATTTGATAAAGATGGGACATTAATGGATTTTCATTCAATTTGGATAAAAGTAGCTGAAGAACTTGTAGCTGAATGTATAAGTTTATATCATTTACCAAGTACAATAGGGCAGACCTTATTAGAAGAGATTGGTGTAGAGGGAGCATTTGTTAATCCGAGGAGTGCAATAGCTGCTGGAACAAGCCTTGATGTAGCGAAGGGGCTTTGTAATTATATTGAGTCTGCTAGAGAAGAAGAGATGCATCATTGGGTAAGTGAGAAGTTATTTTCCCTTATGTATGAGCATCGTTCGCATATGAAAATGACAGCAGATTTACCGAAAGTGTTACAGGCATTAAAAGATAAAGGATTTATATTAGGGGTTGTCACGGCGGATGATTTCGCACCAACAGAATTATTTTTAAAACAATATAAGTTGGAGAACTTTTTTGATTATATTATAGCCTCGGATACATTCCTTGCGCAAAAACCAGATAAAAAGATTATAGAAGTGTTTTGTGAGAAATTTAATTTAGAATCATGTGAGGTTGCGGTTGTTGGAGATACGCCAACTGATTTACATTTAGCTAAAAATGGTGGTGATTGCTATGCAATTGGGGTGCTATCTGGTACGGGAGACCGTCCAACATTAGAACCACTTGCTGATTTAGTGTTAGATTCTGTTGGAGAGTTTATTTCTCAATCGGGTGAGTTTTTCTGGGAGAAAGAAAAGTCTAATGTGTAA